CCTTCACGCATAAAGTTGCTGCAGGTGCGGCGAATTTCGCGACCCGTCCAGGCGTTTCCGTGGCACTATCCCTCTACGAAAGCGAAACTGCCTTCAAGAGCGGCAAGAATCCCACCGTCCGTTTTGACAATGACGGCCTCCAAGGAAACAATAAATTACTACTGAAACCGTAGGATTACTAACTTTACCCTATGTTCATTTTCCTGTTCATCCTAGTCGCTGGCCTTGTCCTGATTTATGCCAACGTGAGTCCTGTTGCCCCCGGCAAAAAGGGCAAGTTGATTGCCCTCGGGATACTTGTTTCCATATTCCTAGGCATGTTCTTCCGCAACACGTTGGTTGGCTGTGCCGTGGTAGCCTTCACTTCGGTATGGCTTTGCCAGGCCCTTCTTTTATACATCCCTTGGGATTTGTTCAGGCTGGGCCGCCGTATGGTGCTGCGAAAGGCGATGCCGCCCCAGACATTGACGTTTGCCAGCCGTATTTTGCTCGCTGTGACGATTTTGCTGACTGCTGGGCTGTTTGTCTATGGAGTTCCCCACAACGGCAACTACAGGCTTCTAGAAACGACGGTAAAATTGCCCAGTCGCCACGTTGTCATGGCATCGACGGATTCCGGTGCAGTCGCCGATAGTTCGGTTACAGACAGTTCCATCGTCACATTGCAGGCACTGTCCGGCTTTACGGCGGTGTTTTTCAGCGATGTCCACGTGGACCCGCTTTTCAGGCGGGCCAAGCTGGAGCGCATGATTGCTAGCGTGGATTCCATCGCACCGGACTACCTGCTTTTCGGGGGAGACCTAGCCGATGTTTCTACGATGCAGCTGGACGAATGGGGTTATGACTCCCTGTTCAGGCAACTCACCTCCAAGGCGAAAGTG
The Fibrobacter sp. DNA segment above includes these coding regions:
- a CDS encoding metallophosphoesterase, with amino-acid sequence MFIFLFILVAGLVLIYANVSPVAPGKKGKLIALGILVSIFLGMFFRNTLVGCAVVAFTSVWLCQALLLYIPWDLFRLGRRMVLRKAMPPQTLTFASRILLAVTILLTAGLFVYGVPHNGNYRLLETTVKLPSRHVVMASTDSGAVADSSVTDSSIVTLQALSGFTAVFFSDVHVDPLFRRAKLERMIASVDSIAPDYLLFGGDLADVSTMQLDEWGYDSLFRQLTSKAKVAAVAINGNHESMQERGGSDPDAWMRKVGFVVLDDSSACIGQACFTGRTDFQVARRRGIERVPLASLAPNDSVRPWILMDHQPKGIEPEYSGRLPDFALSGHTHNGQFFPGTIVINFVWRLAYGEGVLDGVRWLVSAGVDCWGPPVRVGSDADMWVIRFTFAE